From the Candidatus Hinthialibacter antarcticus genome, the window GGATATCCAACTCAAACAAGCCGGGCTGCCGCTTTGGAAACACCTGGGCGCCTGCAAAACCAAAGTCAAAGCTTATAACACCGACGGCGGCTGGTTGACTTGGTCAGTCGACGAACTGATCGACGATATGAAAGCCATTCTCGACCGCGGCTTCGACGCCGTCAAAATGAAGATCGGTCGTCCTAACCCAAAAGAAGATTACAACCGCGTCAAAGCAGTGCGAAAAGCGCTTGGCGATGATGTTGAAATCATGGTTGACGCCAATACCATTTGGGACCTCAAGACCGCTATCGTGTGGGGGCGCCGCCTCGAAGAATTCAATATCGCCTGGCTCGAGGAACCCATGCACCCCTTCGACAAACGCGCACACGCGGAGTTGGCCCACGCGCTGGATGTGCCCATCGCGGTCGGCGAGACGATCTATACGCTTTATGATTTTCGCGATTACATCGAAACGGGCGGAGTGGATATCGTGCAGGCCGACTGCACCAAACTGATGGGCATTCAAGAGTGGCTCGACGTCGCGGCGCTGGCGCGGGCGTTCAATCTTGAGGTCATTCCACATACGAACGTACAACAAAAACTACACGTCCAACTCGCCGCCGCCACGCCGAATGTGAAGATGGTGGAGTGTTGTTATGAATCAATTTTCGACATTTGGGAAGACCCGATTCAAGTCATCGACGGCTATTACACCTTGCCTGAGCAAGCCGGTTTGGGCTGTAAACTATGCGATGAGGTTCTCGCTGACCATCGCGTTTCATAATGTTGCAGCATTGACTTTTTTTAGAAAACCTTAATGGTTACGCAAACGCGCCGTTTTTTGTGAAATAGTGGTTCTTAGGATTACACTCAGATGAATTTTAATGAACTTATTCGAATTCTAGAAAAAAATGGTTTTCGTTTGCACAAAGAAAAAGGATTCAGTAAGATATTATATGAAAGACGGGCATGACCGACTGATTCGCGTCGATTATCATGGCTCGAAAGAAGTTCCGAAAGGAACTTGTCATGTTATTCTGAAGTCAGCGGGGATAAAACGATGATTGATTTAAATTATTCTTTAGTGATAGAAGCAACAGATGATCCCAATTTTTTTGGATTCTATTCACCTGAATTAGAAGGATTTACTGGGATCGGAAATTCAATTGAAGATTGCATTTATAAAGCTCGATGGGGAATGAAAGAGCATATTGGATTATTAGTTAAAGAAGGCATGACTATCCCTGATCCAAACCCGAATTCGACAATTTTAATTCAAAACGAATTGGCAAAAGTATAACAATTTTGATTCACCCTGCTCGATCAATTCCACATACGATGTCTAAATTGCCTGCAAATCCATGATAGTATTTCCAACAGGTTCCGATGAAAGAACATCGAAACGACGATACACCCTACAATGATAGGCCATCCAATAAAAAAAGCGTCTTCAATTTTTCCAATCTTTAATTCTGAATAAAATACAAACGCCAGCCCAACGCCAACTACTGCGCCGTAGATCGCTCGAATGAGAAACTCAATCAAATCGGGCGCCCGGTTTGGGAGCGGTTCATACGATGATAGGTCTTCGTCAGACAGTTGTCTCATAATCTTAGAAGCCAACTCAAAAATACTTGATCGTTCGCTGCGAAAGGCATGGGTACAACTCTGCTCGCTTCGGTGCGGGCTTTCAGGCCCTTTTGCACAGGCGCTCCCAGAGTTGCGCCCATGCCAATATTGGTTTGCCAATTATTGATGTGTCGAAAAGCATTTTTGTAAGAATGTTTTCGAGATACTTATTTCTTATTCGACGCCATCATCGCTATCTTCTTCCACCATCGCCGTTTCAGCCAACGCGGCGTTGTGCGCTTTCTCAGCATCGAGTAAATGCTTCGGAATTGCCTGATACCACGGCAGCTGTACCAACGGTTGGTTCATCCAGGCGCGAAACGGGTGATAGTTGAA encodes:
- a CDS encoding mandelate racemase/muconate lactonizing enzyme family protein, with translation MKITGVETYLVDVPLQQRAITDSQSYVESVEFVQVRIDTDEGVSGWGFNWNYTKGTRAVQVTIDDAYAPLLPGKDPLQRQALVRELYLSNHFIGRVGISRVALCAVDMALWDIQLKQAGLPLWKHLGACKTKVKAYNTDGGWLTWSVDELIDDMKAILDRGFDAVKMKIGRPNPKEDYNRVKAVRKALGDDVEIMVDANTIWDLKTAIVWGRRLEEFNIAWLEEPMHPFDKRAHAELAHALDVPIAVGETIYTLYDFRDYIETGGVDIVQADCTKLMGIQEWLDVAALARAFNLEVIPHTNVQQKLHVQLAAATPNVKMVECCYESIFDIWEDPIQVIDGYYTLPEQAGLGCKLCDEVLADHRVS
- a CDS encoding type II toxin-antitoxin system HicB family antitoxin, which translates into the protein MIDLNYSLVIEATDDPNFFGFYSPELEGFTGIGNSIEDCIYKARWGMKEHIGLLVKEGMTIPDPNPNSTILIQNELAKV